A single Euwallacea similis isolate ESF13 chromosome 1, ESF131.1, whole genome shotgun sequence DNA region contains:
- the sev gene encoding proto-oncogene tyrosine-protein kinase ROS isoform X3, with translation MMVETYFLVISLVISSTLGAIDYATIEREVEAQCVQHCPLQNHTDSGRLDYTCEYDCNISQCNKGCSLWMVALSSSCQKACNGTSDRLSQRELYCVIGCNEAIGKYFGQIRTLMGVPSAPALVDNSLKATSLKLEWRFLEASKARLTFHPQWKYEEIAASWQYCRNASWDPYANHFHIQGLQPYTKYRFRVALSLGHQSHGDEPIYSDQSVVIATLAEGIPASPPANVRVALVDAHSDVPSTNTYHVVRNLHPNRNYSISVQMRNNNGTGPASSVKVTTPKEPQISENQQPILILGTQHAIFELESLFGDSLHLFHSDNTTIEGIGIHIGKKLLFLSDANGYVWRIPIEQETQNYSAVLTSDQLDFMPLDISVDWINNQLYILGEMKVRKKPKMYLIKRCFLDGSSLTVAYAGLIKRPIAMEIDPCNGYLFWAIRDYSDLGGIYRLDLSDISNGIKHEKTAAKILNATDVGTFIVDYPNFRLFVPDQRKNTILAVSVDGNNVKDIRENVVKPKLENVLSLGTANQKFYWTDGSTVYNEEYHKGRNEYFHNKISHLGKTQYKKILINLNSTQPWPKPLNPPTNLQAIFGTTIAKAKWLPPHLFALQGKGSFQNWSYELSIQDLTSNATATYKTNYPSFSFRNLTPNTEYLMKVLAYTKSGKGTWSTEFKGSTLSQAKKPAIIWSGTEGLFKSDVAMESIETLIHKSRMRNIGFTGMTWYRDQIYMVTNSSQLYWYNLTSRKQGRLTDVDSVGSIAVDWIGKKLYWSNLKQQLIIRSNLNGSRQEPLPILTLAKEIRIDSVNGYLYWAREYDVECVHLNGDDKTDYDHLEPFSGKQVMGITLDFDAHQIYWIVRGSDGSHLFRAPMQGPDSRPNRNFSNVKVTLPPRPNVQGPLSYFSNRLLWLQDERNAVVSDMEGKYLATISGKSIAGLNLVYVVDEGIQVLVNSTSGRLPNVTPDCVKNDSVKAIGSSDSFSIMWEAVKNVNYGSVFYEVQFDGLPAHNSTVITREPSVKYWKKVSPYSRLNVTIRAYTYWASSSRIRAVIHSPPSTPSVPTSTRAYVIYDHNNSLQGKSYFSISFRWNAPLYPNGILNGYKLRCWYIENGTEIDLHRDVEIPANATEYVIFELTEPRVYFFEIQAYTKMGTGTLSAPISVNSSRENPIPVMLLASSDSIYLKDADNGRSSVLISNINTPLNLAYLLRENKLFWINEMQELLLYHLNSSNKTKLVDLKGKPKGLALDWLERSLYYVEGINETAGSVIRKLNLNYFLSERKVGAFKEEEIYVTENDVKNIEVSPYSRRIYWLENIEDSRFKMMQRNMDEGDVSIFEVSQCNCDSPECFIKSFTLDHTIISDYQPAFILSLSSGDKAAFDGVNCDQVLESNSIYFPSHLDEDFKINDMKTYGKYIQPYPETECLSPKQMPSYHATITKKSYDYLSLKMSPVEFQKNCPNTSVPTTIFSLKYYEELRESATKKFLNTFEESLQLTDLKPFTRYVIEAAVSNYFSKKEDVVFGEKLVVRTSPGAPSKPRDISASVLHPTLALVNWLPPEQLNGEIVHYEIHWLTEGSLSGVRQKGEQPVSDVKTINHDSQKLTTLLPKLSPNQTYTVWIRAYSETNETSSDSDRVQITTYPEPAVFELVNKTSQTLYLSWEITSHIQEYKVEYAPITSTNKWKPVAAGEDRDSFVAIVAENLKPKTQYKFRLSLLYEQYLEWYVWPSDSRFTFETLGDRPSPPSAPGIQFFSANVYKVVWEAPQDNGAPIELYSLECLAIRFYRNRRSAENRTAWSYSAPSIEEETFEWVQVYNGTDNSWIITDLNSEHKYSFRVSALNSYGWSEPSQESTEFDISEAERLSQKNPMNLIFIATLLPISICIIIVICFGYVSYSRRCRKQKKVDEVITIQRGPDVELATLRELPRRGVHSTNILYVSSAINGDDITMLPHIRRDQITLTKFLGSGAFGEVFEGKAKGLSVGAVAVKTLKKGASEQEKTEFLQEAQLMSHFKHEHILQLLGVCLDNDPQFIIMELMEGGDLLTYLRDSRGGLNNKPALALIDLLKMCLDVTRGCRYLEEMHFVHRDLACRNCLVSSIEGENRIVKIGDFGLARDIYKNDYYRKEGEGLLPVRWMAPESLLDGVFTCQSDVWAFGVLLWEIMTLGQQPYQARSNLEVLHYVRGGGRLGKPTDCPDDLYSLMLKCWAFEADKRPTFKHCLEVLDRAHRDHLHQATTGAHSQYVSTVPDLFDGISNDAYFLDENQNSSGTSWRAENEEDMDREEIPFLTAGGAKEIPKYLELLYEPQNESELENDGYEVPNDMMRQKELSISESQVDCDNGGSLNKRSYSNVQL, from the exons TGCAACAAGGGTTGTTCCTTGTGGATGGTGGCTCTTTCCTCCTCATGCCAAAAAGCTTGC AATGGAACCTCTGATCGGCTCAGCCAACGAGAACTTTATTGCGTTATCGGATGCAACGAAGCCATTGGCAAGTACTTTGGACAAATACGGACTTTAATGGGTGTACCATCAGCCCCTGCCCTCGTGGATAACTCCCTGAAGGCCACTTCGTTAAAGCTGGAATGGag gTTTCTTGAAGCTTCCAAAGCAAGACTGACTTTCCACCCTCAATGGAAATACGAGGAGATTGCGGCTTCTTGGCAGTATTGCCGTAATGCGTCTTGGGATCCTTATGCTAACCATTTCCATATTCAAGGCTTGCAGCCCTACACAAAATACCGC TTTAGGGTGGCTCTAAGTTTGGGTCATCAGAGTCACGGAGATGAGCCGATTTACTCAGACCAGAGCGTGGTGATTGCCACCCTGGCGGAAGGTATTCCAGCCTCACCACCTGCAAATGTGCGGGTTGCCCTTGTGGACGCCCATTCG gatgtgccTTCAACAAATACGTATCATGTGGTGCGTAACTTACATCCCAATCGCAACTATTCGATTTCGGTTCAGATGAGGAACAACAACGGAACAGGCCCTGCGAGTAGTGTTAAGGTGACCACGCCTAAAGAACCTCAAA TTTCCGAGAACCAGCAGCCGATTCTGATATTAGGGACGCAGCACGCCATATTTGAGTTGGAATCTTTATTTGGGGATAGCTTGCATCTATTTCATTCCGACAATACTACTATAGAAG gTATAGGGATTCATATCGGTAAGAAGTTACTATTTCTCTCTGATGCCAATGGGTATGTGTGGAGAATCCCCATAGAGCAAGAAACGCAGAATTACTCTGCAGTATTGACATCCGACCAGCTTGATTTCATGCCTTTGGATATTTCCGTGGACTGGATTAACAATCAACTATATATTTTAGGAGAAATGAAAGTTCGAAAAAAACCTAAGATGTATCTCATTAAAAG GTGCTTTTTGGATGGTAGCTCTTTGACTGTCGCATATGCAGGTCTTATAAAGCGACCAATTGCCATGGAAATTGACCCCTGCAATGGTTACCTGTTTTGGGCCATCCGAGATTACAGCGATTTAGGCGGAATTTATCGACTAGATCTTTCGGACATTAGCAACGGAATTAAACACGAAAAAACTGCAGCAAAGATCTTAAATGCAACCGATGTGGGTACCTTTATCGTGGATTATCCCAACTTCAGACTGTTTGTCCCTGACCAGAGGAAAAACACTATTTTGGCAGTGTCAGTGGATGG CAATAACGTCAAAGATATCCGTGAAAACGTGGTGAAACCCAAATTGGAGAATGTACTCTCATTGGGTACTgcaaatcaaaagttttactgGACAGATGGCAGTACTGTTTACAACGAAGAATACCACAAAGGCCGGAATGAGTACttccataataaaatatcccaCTTGGGGAAAActcaatacaaaaaaatcctCATTAACTTGAACAGCACTCAACCGTGGCCAAAACCCTTAAACCCTCCTACCAATTTGCAGGCAATTTTCGGAACTACCATAGCTAAAGCCAAGTGGTTACCACCACATTTGTTCGCCCTGCAGG GTAAAGGCTCTTTCCAGAACTGGTCTTATGAGCTATCAATTCAAGACTTAACCTCCAACGCGACAGCCACCTACAAAACTAACTATCCATCGTTCAGCTTCCGTAACCTCACTCCAAATACTGAGTATTTGATGAAAGTACTGGCCTACACTAAATCGGGGAAAGGTACTTGGTCTACAGAGTTCAAGGGAAGCACTTTGAGCCAGGCAAAGAAACCTGCGATTATTTGGTCGGGAACTGAGGGATTGTTTAAATCTGATGTTGCCATGGAGAGCATTGAGACGTTGATTCATAAAAGCAGGATGAGGAATATAGGATTTACCGGAATGACTTGGTATCGGGATCAGATTTACATG GTAACTAACAGCAGTCAGCTGTATTGGTACAATCTAACTTCGCGCAAGCAGGGCAGACTAACAGATGTGGATTCTGTGGGTAGTATTGCAGTGGACTGGATCGGGAAAAAACTCTATTGGTCAAATCTAAAGCAACAGCTG ATCATCCGCAGCAACTTGAACGGTAGCAGACAGGAACCTTTACCAATTTTGACGTTAGCGAAAGAGATTCGCATCGATTCAGTTAACGGTTATCTGTATTGGGCAAGAGAATACGATGTTGAATGTGTGCATTTAAATGGAGATGATAAGACTGATTATGATCACCTGGAGCCATTTTCTGGGAAACAAG TGATGGGCATAACCCTAGACTTCGATGCCCACCAAATCTACTGGATAGTCCGAGGCTCGGACGGCTCTCACCTATTCCGGGCTCCGATGCAAGGGCCAGACAGCAGACCCAATCGCAATTTCAGCAATGTGAAAGTTACCCTACCTCCTAGACCTAACGTACAGGGACCCCTTTCCTATTTCAGTAATCGCTTGTTGTGGCTGCAAGACGAAAGAAACGCCGTCGTTAGTGATATGGAAGGGAAATACTTAGCTACAATCAGTGGAAAGTCTATTGCCGgtttaaatttggtttatgTGGTGGATGAGGGAATACAAGTTTTAG tTAATAGTACCAGCGGACGCTTGCCTAATGTGACTCCCGACTGCGTGAAAAATGACTCAGTAAAAGCCATTGGGTCTTCAGATTCTTTCAGTATTATGTGGGAAGCAGTCAAGAATGTGAATTACGGTAGTGTCTTCTATGAAGTCCAATTCGACGGCTTGCCAGCTCACAATTCAACT GTGATTACTCGCGAACCTTCGgtgaaatattggaaaaaagtctCTCCATATTCGCGATTAAACGTCACCATTAGGGCTTATACCTACTGGGCCTCATCGTCGCGAATTAGGGCGGTTATCCACTCTCCCCCTTCCACGCCATCAGTTCCTACTTCTACCCGAGCATACGTCATATATGATCACAATAACTCTCTGCAAGGGAAAAGCTACTTTTCAATTAGTTTCCGCTGGAATGCCCCATTGTATCCCAATGGGATTCTGAACGGATATAAGTTGAG GTGTTGGTATATTGAGAATGGTACTGAAATCGATTTGCACAGGGACGTAGAAATCCCTGCTAATGCGACTGAGTATGTGATCTTTGAACTAACAGAACCTCGTGTGTATTTTTTTGAG aTCCAAGCTTATACAAAAATGGGCACAGGAACTCTCTCTGCTCCAATTTCTGTAAACTCCAGCAGAGAAAATCCAATTCCAGTGATGCTCTTGGCATCCTCCGactcaatttatttaaaagacgCCGATAACGGCCGTTCAAGTGTCCTGATTAGCAACATAAACACTCCACTAAATCTCGCTTATTTGCTGCGcgaaaataaactattttggatCAATGAAATGCAGGAATTGCTGTTGTATCATCTGAATTCTTCCAACAAAACCAAGTTAGTGGATCTTAAAGGAAAGCCTAAAGGCTTAGCTTTGGATTGGCTAGAAAGGAGTTTGTATTATGTGGAGGGGATTAATGAGACTGCGGGGTCAGTTATTAGAAAGTTGAATCTCAACTATTTTCTATCAGAAAGAAAAGTGGGGGCGTTTAAAGAAGAGGAGATTTATGTAACTGAGAATgatgtcaaaaatattgaagtgtCTCCCTATTCCCGAAGAATTTACTGGCTGGAAAACATTGAGGATTCAAGGTTTAAAATGATGCAGAGAAACATGGATGAGGGTGATGTTTCTATATTTGAAGTTTCCCAATGTAACTGCGACTCTCCGGAATGcttcattaaaagtttcacCCTTGATCACACCATAATTTCCGATTACCAACCTGCTTTTATTCTATCTTTAAGCAGCGGAGATAAAGCAGCTTTTGATGGTGTTAATTGCGATCAAGTTTTAGAATCAAATTCCATATATTTTCCTTCACATTTGGATGAAGATTTCAAAATCAATGACATGAAAACATACGGAAAATATATACAGCCTTATCCCGAGACTGAGTGTCTAAGCCCTAAGCAAATGCCCTCCTATCATGCCACAATCACAAAGAAATCCTACGattatttaagtttgaaaatgtCTCCAGTGGAATTCCAGAAAAATTGCCCCAATACCTCTGTGCCCACTACCATATTTTCCTTGAAATATTATGAAGAATTGCGAGAAAGTGCAACGAAAAAGTTCCTAAATACCTTTGAAGAATCTTTGCAGCTAACCGATTTAAAGCCTTTCACCAGATACGTGATCGAAGCTGCTGTGAGTAACTATTTCTCCAAGAAGGAAGATGTTGTTTTTGGTGAAAAGTTAGTGGTTCGGACTTCTCCAGGAG CCCCATCAAAACCTCGTGATATATCCGCTTCGGTACTACATCCAACCTTAGCTCTAGTTAATTGGCTCCCACCAGAACAGCTAAACGGGGAAATTGTTCATTACGAAATTCATTGGCTCACCGAAGGTTCTTTAAGTGGAGTACGACAAAAAGGGGAACAACCAGTCAGTGACGTCAAAACCATTAACCACGACAGCCAAAAGCTGACCACATTGCTCCCCAAACTCAGCCCTAATCAAACCTACACTGTCTGGATTAGGGCCTATAGTGAAACCAATGAAACTTCCTCGGACAGCGACAGAGTGCAGATCACTACATACCCGGAACCGGCGGTGTTTGAGCTTGTGAACAAGACGTCGCAGACTTTGTATTTGAGCTGGGAAATCACTTCTCATATTCAAGAATACAAGGTGGAATACGCTCCTATTACTTCGACTAATAAATGGAAACCAGTGGCGGCAGGAGAAGATCGAGATAGTTTTGTTGCGATTGTAGCGGAAAATTTGAAGCCGAAGACCCAGTACAAGTTTCGGTTGTCGCTGCTTTACGAGCAGTATCTGGAATGGTACGTGTGGCCCTCGGATTCCAGATTTACGTTTGAAACTCTGG GTGACCGCCCGAGTCCCCCAAGTGCCCCAGGAATACAATTTTTCAGCGCCAACGTGTACAAAGTAGTATGGGAAGCCCCCCAGGACAATGGTGCTCCCATTGAGCTCTACTCTTTGGAATGTCTGGCGATCAGGTTCTATCGCAACAGACGAAGCGCAGAAAATAGAACGGCATGGTCGTATAGTGCCCCCTCAATTGAGGAGGAAACTTTTGAGTGGGTACAAGTTTACAACGGCACAG ATAATTCGTGGATTATAACGGACCTAAACAGCGAGCACAAGTACTCATTCCGGGTGTCCGCATTGAATTCCTATGGATGGAGCGAACCAAGCCAAGAAAGTACGGAGTTCGATATTAGCGAGGCAGAAAGATTATCTCAGAAAAACCCcatgaatttaatatttatcgcCACGTTATTGCCCATATCAATTTGCATCATCATTGTGATTTGCTTCGGTTATG TGAGCTATTCGCGGAGATGCCGAAAGCAAAAGAAAGTCGATGAGGTAATCACAATTCAAAGAGGCCCTGATGTTGAATTGGCAACACTACGGGAATTACCTCGTAGAGGAGTACACAGTACCAATATATTATACGTTTCCTCGGCCATAAATGGAGATGACATTACCATGTTGCCGCACATAAGGAGAGACCAAATaactttaactaaatttttaggCAGCGGAGCTTTCGGAGAG gtattCGAAGGGAAAGCTAAAGGACTCTCGGTTGGAGCGGTAGCTGTCAAAACGTTGAAGAAAGGAGCCTCTGAACAAGAGAAAACAGAGTTCCTTCAAGAGGCTCAATTGATGAGCCATTTCAAACACGAGCACATATTGCAGCTATTGGGCGTTTGCTTGGATAATGACCCGCAGTTTATTATAATGGAGCTTATGGAGGGTGGCGATTTGTTGACTTATTTGAGAGATTCTAGAGGAGGATTG aacaACAAACCAGCTCTCGCCCTCATTGATCTTTTGAAGATGTGTTTGGATGTCACCAGAGGTTGTCGTTATTTGGAAGAAATGCATTTTGTCCATCGCGATTTGGCATGCAGAAATTGCCTGGTCTCCTCAATAGAAGGCGAGAATCGAATAGTGAAAATCGGCGATTTCGGCTTAGCCAGAGACATATACAAGAACGATTACTATAGAAAGGAAGGTGAAGGTTTGTTGCCAGTGAGATGGATGGCGCCAGAGTCACTTCTAGACGGGGTATTTACTTGCCAATCTGACGTGTGGGCATTCGGAGTCCTTCTCTGGGAAATTATGACTCTAGGGCAACAGCCGTACCAAGCCAGAAGCAATTTGGAGGTTTTGCACTATGTTAGAGGCGGGGGACGGTTAGGAAAGCCCACTGACTGCCCAGACGACCT GTACTCCTTAATGTTGAAATGTTGGGCCTTTGAAGCGGACAAACGACCAACTTTTAAGCACTGTTTGGAAGTGCTGGACAGGGCGCATAGAGATCATTTACACCAAGCTACTACTGGTGCCCATTCGCAGTATGTGAGCACCGTGCCAGATC TGTTTGACGGAATCTCGAATGACGCGTATTTTCTCGATGAGAATCAAAACAGCTCAG GGACCTCTTGGAGGGCTGAGAATGAAGAGGATATGGACAGAGaagaaattccatttttaacTGCTGGAGGTGCTAAGGAAATCCCTAAATATTTGGAGCTTTTATACGAGCCGCAAAACGAGTCCGAATTAGAGAATGATGGCTATGAGGTGCCCAATGATATGATGAGGCAGAAAGAGTTGTCCATTTCAGAGTCGCAAGTAGATTGTGATAATGGTGGATCCTTGAATAAGCGCTCATACAGCAATGTGCAGCTATAA